The Saprospiraceae bacterium genome includes a window with the following:
- a CDS encoding transposase: MQWQDKLASKMLKCPYQHIIFTIPHELNYIAKGHPKLLYGVLFKAAWHTIERLARDPENVGGTPGMTAVLHTFGSDLKHHIHLHTLVTFGGVSKDGKWVWPKRKNKIAPYRKICSTFKTIFIKELESQLQKIDPVYYQTVKGIINSTKEVRWCVHNTPPTAHTKVIEEYLGRYICRIGVSNKKIQYDEKQQIVKMEYNDYKNQKPNEAAPKATKQLDPIVAMRQIMIHVLPPNFQKVRTYGIMTKTKSEK; this comes from the coding sequence ATGCAATGGCAAGACAAACTGGCGAGCAAGATGCTTAAATGTCCCTATCAGCACATCATTTTTACCATACCTCACGAGCTAAATTATATAGCCAAAGGCCATCCAAAACTATTATATGGAGTACTTTTTAAAGCAGCTTGGCATACCATAGAGCGACTGGCAAGAGATCCCGAAAATGTAGGAGGTACTCCCGGAATGACAGCCGTACTGCATACATTTGGCTCCGATCTCAAGCACCATATACACCTGCATACCTTGGTCACCTTCGGAGGTGTAAGCAAGGATGGAAAATGGGTATGGCCCAAACGAAAAAATAAAATCGCACCGTATCGCAAAATATGTAGCACCTTCAAAACCATCTTTATCAAGGAGCTAGAAAGTCAGCTGCAGAAAATCGATCCTGTGTATTATCAAACAGTAAAAGGCATAATCAATAGTACCAAAGAAGTGAGGTGGTGTGTACACAACACGCCACCTACTGCTCATACCAAAGTCATAGAAGAATACCTAGGTCGATACATATGCAGAATAGGAGTAAGTAATAAAAAAATACAGTATGATGAAAAACAACAGATCGTAAAAATGGAATACAATGACTACAAAAATCAAAAACCCAATGAAGCAGCGCCTAAAGCGACCAAGCAACTCGATCCCATAGTAGCCATGCGACAAATCATGATACATGTCTTACCGCCCAACTTTCAAAAAGTAAGAACGTATGGCATCATGACCAAAACAAAATCAGAAAAATAA
- a CDS encoding transposase zinc-binding domain-containing protein: MCKLSESKHNPSDYNDPNQSDGPFTDIGSLFRAYKEAYIHLYKPQKHEIKFIKDVSKCKTPALGGIVISCRSCKKKTYLYKSCGNSQCPKSD; this comes from the coding sequence ATGTGTAAACTTTCAGAGTCAAAACATAATCCATCCGATTACAACGATCCAAATCAGTCTGATGGGCCATTCACAGACATAGGATCACTATTTAGAGCGTACAAAGAAGCATATATCCACCTATACAAACCGCAGAAGCACGAGATCAAATTTATCAAAGATGTAAGTAAATGTAAAACACCTGCGCTCGGAGGGATCGTAATAAGTTGTAGGAGTTGCAAAAAGAAGACCTATTTATATAAGTCATGTGGCAATAGCCAATGCCCTAAGTCTGACTGA
- a CDS encoding caspase family protein has protein sequence MQKELHKWLNDVGEHDSARLISECSVDLIYVDTLFEISGDRMTDLMDAQIGVPGKYYLKLHSDFQKEIKVIESQLLEIATAMGMHIRGISWNPKIDNDNELQMKISIIVRQAIFDEITLNKISWSGRLEEPDFLNRIFDLSKMPSYDSRYDNAYDDIHKHRIMNYDWEDDWVFTDRRFNLLHCDEEALLKFLSLTINPVSRTDNEGVNQLIEIYNRNLSASGIEFYEKSKIAGKSIYGYREIEIGETTIENKEIKQRKIALVVGCSQYEFAGHLENPLNDAKSVKENLETLGFDVMYAENPNLKELKIGIDDFGTELEKYDVGLFYFAGHGVQVKGLNYLIPVDANLKNERTVEYDCVQVDRILSHMESAKTSVNLLILDACRNNPFERNWGRELGQRGFAVMDAPKGSLIAYSTSPGKTASDGEGKNGLYTGELISEIKSVNVTITQLFQKVRKSVMEKSKDVQVPWESTSLTADFYFNRK, from the coding sequence ATGCAGAAAGAATTACATAAATGGCTTAATGACGTAGGAGAGCATGACTCTGCTCGACTAATTTCAGAATGCAGTGTTGATCTAATATATGTCGACACTCTTTTTGAAATTAGTGGTGATAGAATGACAGATTTAATGGATGCTCAAATTGGTGTCCCAGGAAAGTATTATTTAAAACTACATTCCGACTTTCAAAAAGAAATTAAAGTAATAGAATCCCAACTATTGGAAATCGCGACAGCGATGGGCATGCACATTCGCGGTATTTCATGGAATCCGAAAATCGACAACGACAATGAACTTCAAATGAAAATTTCAATAATTGTACGTCAAGCAATCTTTGACGAAATAACACTCAATAAAATTTCTTGGTCTGGCAGACTTGAAGAACCTGATTTTTTAAATAGAATATTCGACCTTTCAAAAATGCCGTCTTACGATTCAAGATATGATAACGCTTATGATGACATTCATAAACATCGTATAATGAATTATGACTGGGAAGATGATTGGGTGTTTACTGATAGACGATTTAATCTTCTGCATTGTGATGAAGAAGCACTATTGAAATTTTTATCATTAACTATAAATCCTGTTTCCAGAACAGATAATGAAGGTGTCAATCAATTAATTGAAATATATAATAGAAACCTCTCTGCGAGCGGAATCGAATTTTACGAAAAATCAAAAATTGCAGGAAAATCTATTTATGGTTATAGAGAAATTGAAATTGGCGAAACTACCATTGAAAACAAGGAAATCAAACAACGGAAAATTGCATTAGTTGTGGGCTGTAGCCAATATGAATTTGCTGGACATTTAGAAAATCCATTGAATGATGCAAAATCAGTTAAAGAAAATCTTGAGACACTAGGTTTTGATGTAATGTATGCAGAGAATCCAAATCTCAAGGAATTAAAAATTGGAATTGACGACTTTGGAACTGAACTTGAAAAGTATGATGTTGGCTTATTTTATTTTGCTGGACATGGAGTTCAAGTTAAAGGTTTAAATTATCTAATTCCCGTTGATGCAAATTTGAAAAATGAACGAACAGTTGAATATGACTGTGTCCAAGTTGACCGAATATTAAGCCATATGGAAAGTGCAAAAACTTCTGTGAACTTACTCATACTTGACGCATGCAGAAACAATCCATTTGAGCGAAATTGGGGTAGAGAATTGGGACAAAGGGGGTTTGCTGTGATGGATGCGCCAAAAGGTTCTTTAATCGCATATTCAACATCTCCGGGTAAGACGGCATCAGATGGTGAAGGCAAGAATGGACTTTATACTGGCGAACTTATTTCAGAAATCAAGTCAGTTAATGTTACAATTACTCAGTTATTTCAAAAAGTAAGGAAATCAGTTATGGAAAAATCGAAGGATGTACAAGTACCATGGGAGTCGACTTCATTGACAGCAGACTTTTACTTTAATCGAAAATAA
- a CDS encoding DUF4062 domain-containing protein, translating to MEQTNLIKIFLASPSDVKAERELIFALKDDLDHLIGKPHSVRFEFVNWERNAYPGIGEDAQDVINHNIKDDYDIFIGIFWQRFGTPTNRAESGTKEEYDRAYKKFKSDPYSSHIMLYFKTAPPDNIYDLNFDQFEKVKIFKRDLQTQGALYWEFSKTDELKNLLFIHLSSLIRDKFIDKTNIPKDLGSNLNNDKFDKYELLAKEVDESGQLGVEGILDLVEQTSDSLQRLPNISDNIITIIEFIGSKFNDKTKQINAVNLIKDERLRFKKATQIINSLSLDLDKFSDELNELLPEFRYNLNMAIESYTKLLLTASESSIFVNEVEDQMKTVVPNLYSSIDDALVGIAGFLQEFRSLPPMTTKFGNSKRRSEISTNELFKEFISAKKVMKQLIDENWR from the coding sequence ATGGAACAAACAAATTTAATAAAAATATTTCTTGCTTCTCCTAGTGATGTTAAAGCTGAACGAGAATTAATTTTTGCCCTTAAAGATGATTTAGATCATTTAATAGGTAAACCACACAGTGTAAGATTTGAGTTTGTTAATTGGGAACGAAATGCTTATCCAGGAATCGGAGAAGATGCTCAAGATGTCATTAATCACAACATAAAGGATGATTATGATATTTTCATTGGAATATTTTGGCAACGATTTGGAACACCTACTAATAGAGCCGAATCAGGAACAAAAGAAGAGTATGATAGAGCGTATAAGAAGTTTAAATCAGATCCATACTCAAGTCATATTATGCTTTATTTTAAAACAGCTCCGCCTGACAATATTTATGATTTGAATTTTGATCAATTTGAGAAAGTGAAAATATTCAAAAGAGATTTACAAACACAAGGTGCACTATATTGGGAGTTTAGCAAAACTGACGAACTGAAAAATTTACTTTTTATACATTTATCGTCTTTAATAAGAGATAAATTTATTGATAAAACTAATATTCCAAAAGACTTAGGTAGTAATCTTAATAATGATAAGTTTGACAAGTATGAATTACTGGCAAAAGAAGTTGATGAAAGTGGCCAATTAGGTGTTGAAGGAATACTTGACTTGGTTGAGCAAACGTCAGATTCTTTACAACGTTTACCGAATATATCAGATAACATTATTACAATTATCGAATTTATTGGAAGTAAATTTAATGATAAAACTAAGCAAATTAATGCTGTAAATCTTATAAAAGATGAAAGATTAAGATTTAAAAAAGCAACTCAAATAATTAATAGTTTGTCATTAGATTTGGACAAATTTTCTGATGAACTTAACGAACTATTACCAGAATTTAGATATAATCTCAACATGGCTATTGAATCTTATACTAAATTATTATTGACAGCATCAGAATCAAGTATATTTGTAAATGAAGTTGAAGACCAAATGAAAACAGTAGTGCCAAACCTTTATAGTTCAATTGATGATGCGTTAGTGGGGATTGCTGGATTTTTGCAGGAATTTAGAAGCTTACCACCAATGACAACAAAATTCGGAAATTCAAAAAGAAGATCTGAAATCTCTACAAATGAATTATTCAAAGAATTCATAAGCGCAAAAAAAGTGATGAAACAATTAATAGATGAAAACTGGAGATAA
- a CDS encoding tyrosine-type recombinase/integrase gives MIPVNTHLKAFESHLILLNSPVKTRISYLTILKKYLEYCNTQLLDDAFTDTVVKQYLLYRYSQKMDWKTINMDYSSIKKYFVEVLQKAWNTPMFPRPKVNKELPNVISKEEVQKLISHVRNLKYKALFIFLYATGMRISEALSVKVKDIDSDRLQIKIDKGKGHKDRYVDVPMELIEILRQYYKIYRPTDRLFYGETTQDALPERNIQHAMKRAKEKAGIIHDVSPHTLRHCYATHHMEHGTNIVYIQKMLGHTNLKTTSIYLHLCVNFQSQNIIHPITTIQISLMGHSQT, from the coding sequence ATGATACCTGTAAACACACATTTGAAGGCCTTTGAGTCACATTTGATCCTTCTTAATTCACCAGTAAAAACCCGGATTTCTTACCTGACAATATTAAAAAAGTATCTTGAATATTGCAACACCCAACTTTTGGATGATGCATTTACAGATACAGTGGTAAAACAATATTTATTGTATCGGTACAGTCAAAAAATGGATTGGAAAACCATCAATATGGATTACTCATCCATTAAAAAATACTTTGTTGAAGTACTTCAAAAAGCGTGGAATACCCCGATGTTCCCACGACCCAAAGTAAATAAAGAACTGCCCAATGTCATATCAAAAGAAGAAGTACAAAAGCTCATTTCGCACGTACGCAATCTCAAATACAAAGCCTTATTCATCTTCCTATATGCTACAGGGATGCGCATAAGTGAGGCCTTGTCGGTCAAGGTAAAAGACATTGATTCTGATAGACTACAGATCAAGATAGATAAAGGCAAGGGTCACAAAGACAGATATGTAGATGTACCGATGGAATTGATAGAAATATTAAGACAATATTACAAAATCTACAGACCTACAGACAGACTTTTTTATGGGGAGACAACACAAGATGCACTGCCTGAACGCAACATACAGCATGCCATGAAACGAGCTAAAGAGAAAGCAGGCATCATCCATGATGTGAGCCCACATACATTGCGTCATTGCTACGCTACCCATCATATGGAACATGGAACGAATATTGTATATATACAGAAGATGTTAGGTCACACCAATCTAAAAACGACCTCGATATACCTTCATTTATGTGTAAACTTTCAGAGTCAAAACATAATCCATCCGATTACAACGATCCAAATCAGTCTGATGGGCCATTCACAGACATAG
- a CDS encoding restriction endonuclease, with protein MKEDLIDIYYHSEDVGIRTYKIKYTAEVTHKGLKDYKVFTAYDDDILENKVQSHVAKLEEKWDKIVSKQNVVNHQVASQKEAEIITQAAIRSLEAVDNLLIHTLSIDDTIDWETLKDKTKFKEPNPENELSKRINAISEPKPPVIEGYPTSPREFDYEPKLSFFDKLIKSNKDKKIQNSKDAFDRAVLKWNDDCLQIDKQNEARKKNNEQQKAEFEAAKDTVRKQLTNEVIAWQKRKTDFENKQEKINKKVDELQVKYLSCDQTAVLEYCELVLNNSQYLDSFPKSFELDYNPENKILVVEYSLPTIEDLPTLNEVKFIKNELKEYHISDAQIQKMFDATMYKITLRTIHELFEADKANTIEFVSFNGWVNAINRATGKRENNCILSIQAKKAEFIEVDLEHVDPKTCFKNFKGVGSSKLSGLTPIQPILQINRTDKRFVNHYEVASGMDSSTNLASMDWEDFEHLIREVFANEFNSNGGEVKVTQASKDGGVDAIAFDPDPIRGGKIVIQAKRYTNTVGVAAVRDLYGTVMNEGATKGILVTTADYGPDAYEFAKGKPLTLMNGANLLYLLDKHGHKARIDIKEAKRLQKEG; from the coding sequence ATGAAGGAAGATTTAATTGACATCTATTACCATTCTGAGGATGTTGGAATAAGAACCTATAAAATTAAGTATACAGCTGAAGTAACGCACAAGGGGCTAAAAGATTACAAGGTATTTACTGCTTACGATGATGACATCCTGGAAAATAAGGTGCAATCTCATGTTGCGAAACTTGAAGAAAAGTGGGATAAAATAGTTTCAAAACAGAATGTTGTAAACCATCAAGTCGCAAGCCAAAAGGAAGCAGAAATCATAACCCAAGCGGCAATAAGGTCTTTGGAAGCGGTTGATAATTTACTCATTCATACTTTGAGTATTGATGATACAATTGATTGGGAAACATTGAAAGATAAGACGAAATTCAAAGAGCCCAACCCTGAAAACGAGTTGAGTAAACGAATTAATGCCATTTCAGAACCAAAGCCACCAGTTATAGAAGGCTACCCAACAAGTCCAAGAGAGTTTGATTATGAGCCAAAATTATCTTTTTTTGACAAACTCATAAAGTCAAATAAAGATAAAAAAATACAGAATTCGAAAGATGCTTTCGACCGAGCGGTTTTGAAATGGAATGATGACTGTTTACAAATTGATAAGCAGAATGAGGCAAGAAAAAAGAACAACGAACAGCAAAAGGCTGAATTTGAGGCAGCAAAAGACACCGTAAGAAAACAACTTACAAATGAAGTCATAGCATGGCAAAAACGGAAGACTGACTTTGAAAACAAACAGGAAAAGATAAATAAAAAAGTTGATGAGTTGCAAGTTAAGTATTTGAGTTGTGACCAAACTGCAGTTTTAGAATATTGTGAATTGGTTTTGAATAATTCGCAGTATCTTGATAGTTTTCCAAAGAGTTTTGAACTCGACTACAATCCTGAAAACAAGATTTTGGTGGTCGAATACTCTTTGCCTACGATTGAAGACTTGCCCACGTTGAACGAGGTAAAGTTCATTAAAAATGAATTGAAAGAATATCATATTTCTGATGCACAAATTCAGAAAATGTTTGATGCAACGATGTATAAAATAACCCTGCGGACTATCCATGAGCTTTTTGAGGCTGATAAAGCCAACACCATTGAATTTGTTAGTTTCAATGGTTGGGTAAATGCGATAAATCGGGCTACTGGAAAAAGAGAAAATAATTGCATATTATCAATTCAAGCAAAGAAAGCAGAATTTATAGAGGTTGATTTGGAACATGTTGACCCCAAGACTTGTTTCAAAAACTTCAAAGGCGTTGGAAGCAGTAAATTGAGTGGACTAACACCAATACAGCCGATTTTGCAGATAAATAGAACTGACAAACGATTTGTAAACCATTACGAAGTGGCGAGCGGAATGGATAGTAGTACAAATTTGGCCTCAATGGATTGGGAAGATTTTGAACACCTAATCCGTGAAGTCTTTGCCAATGAGTTTAACAGTAACGGAGGAGAGGTTAAAGTAACCCAAGCCAGCAAAGACGGCGGAGTTGACGCCATTGCATTTGACCCAGACCCAATAAGAGGAGGTAAAATCGTTATTCAAGCTAAAAGATATACAAATACCGTTGGCGTTGCCGCCGTCCGGGACTTGTACGGAACTGTTATGAATGAAGGAGCAACAAAAGGAATTTTAGTAACGACAGCAGATTACGGTCCCGATGCTTACGAATTTGCAAAAGGGAAACCTTTGACATTGATGAATGGAGCAAACTTGCTTTATTTATTGGATAAGCATGGACATAAAGCAAGAATAGATATAAAAGAAGCAAAAAGACTTCAAAAAGAAGGATGA